Proteins from one Blattabacterium sp. (Blattella germanica) str. Bge genomic window:
- a CDS encoding iron-sulfur cluster assembly accessory protein — MVFISEKAKNKLISLMKEEGLSHNVSFVRFGVKNGGCSGMSYELTFDQEKQKGDRFFQHQEMKILVDQNSIPYLEGTTLEYSDGLNGKGFYFKNPNAKHTCGCGKSFSS; from the coding sequence ATGGTTTTTATATCTGAAAAAGCTAAAAATAAATTGATTTCTCTTATGAAAGAGGAAGGTCTTTCTCATAATGTTTCTTTTGTAAGGTTTGGTGTTAAAAATGGAGGATGTTCAGGAATGTCATATGAACTAACTTTTGATCAAGAAAAACAAAAAGGAGATAGATTTTTTCAGCATCAGGAAATGAAAATATTGGTAGATCAAAATAGTATTCCTTATTTGGAAGGAACAACATTGGAATACTCAGATGGGTTAAACGGAAAAGGATTTTATTTTAAAAATCCTAATGCAAAACATACTTGTGGATGTGGAAAAAGTTTTTCATCATAA
- a CDS encoding ribosome-binding factor A: MKEMNFIRNEKLSSMFSIEIAEILNEEIRNKRNKNNEKFLVTLIKVCINTDMNFMKVYISIYPSFNKKILEFIRSKSGFYRKLLSQRLRYRVKKIPKLDFCALIKD, translated from the coding sequence ATGAAAGAAATGAACTTTATTAGAAATGAAAAATTATCTTCAATGTTTTCTATAGAAATAGCAGAAATTCTTAATGAGGAAATTAGAAATAAGAGAAATAAAAATAACGAAAAATTTTTGGTTACTTTGATTAAAGTATGTATAAACACTGATATGAATTTCATGAAAGTATATATCAGTATTTATCCTTCTTTCAATAAAAAAATTTTAGAGTTTATACGTTCTAAATCTGGATTTTATAGGAAATTACTTTCTCAAAGACTTAGATATCGTGTAAAAAAAATACCGAAATTAGATTTTTGTGCTTTAATAAAAGATTAA
- the rpmA gene encoding 50S ribosomal protein L27 has protein sequence MAHKKGSGSSRNGRDSIGRRLGVKIYGSQYVNSGNIIVRQRGTKHHPGRNVGIGKDHTLYATKSGYVHFKKTKKIDRLFLLYLEKKNKTG, from the coding sequence ATGGCTCATAAAAAAGGTTCAGGAAGTTCTAGAAATGGAAGAGATTCAATAGGAAGAAGATTAGGAGTTAAAATATATGGTAGTCAGTATGTCAATTCTGGAAATATAATAGTTCGTCAGCGTGGTACTAAACATCATCCTGGAAGAAATGTAGGAATAGGAAAAGATCATACTTTATATGCTACAAAAAGTGGATATGTTCATTTCAAGAAAACAAAAAAAATAGATCGGTTGTTTCTGTTATATCTAGAAAAAAAAAATAAGACTGGGTAG
- the yidD gene encoding membrane protein insertion efficiency factor YidD, producing the protein MHENYKIFFIKSIQFYKMGISPWIGNNCRYIPTCSDYMIQSLKEYNIFKAISMSFKRIIKCNPWGDSGFDPPII; encoded by the coding sequence TTGCATGAAAATTATAAAATTTTTTTTATAAAAAGTATTCAATTCTACAAAATGGGAATATCTCCATGGATAGGAAACAACTGTAGATACATTCCTACTTGTTCAGATTATATGATTCAATCTTTAAAGGAATATAACATTTTTAAAGCTATTTCCATGAGTTTTAAGAGAATTATAAAATGCAATCCTTGGGGAGATTCAGGTTTTGATCCTCCCATAATTTAA
- the rplU gene encoding 50S ribosomal protein L21, with protein MTYAIVNIQGKQFKLFENKYVYVPHITSVNLGDTILLTQVFMFFNKGILFLGNPFLENISVQVEILQHIKGKKIVIFKKKRRKGYQVRNGFRPIYSKIKVISFKEKNSN; from the coding sequence ATGACTTACGCTATTGTAAATATACAAGGAAAACAATTCAAACTTTTTGAAAATAAATATGTTTATGTTCCTCATATTACTTCTGTAAATTTGGGAGACACAATATTGTTAACCCAAGTTTTTATGTTTTTTAACAAAGGAATTCTTTTTTTAGGAAATCCTTTTTTAGAAAACATAAGCGTTCAAGTAGAAATATTGCAACATATAAAAGGTAAAAAGATTGTTATTTTCAAAAAGAAAAGAAGAAAAGGATATCAAGTCAGAAATGGATTTAGACCTATTTATTCAAAAATAAAAGTAATTTCTTTTAAAGAAAAAAACAGTAATTAA
- a CDS encoding DUF192 domain-containing protein, which yields MKKMNVIFPIILFFLILFSSSDSEKNDFHFVLDSDIGNLLEIKFIKHGELYMKNKNSILKKIDIELAYSDTEKRNGLKYRSFLKENRGMLFLLKDQEEYKKMDMKNMRIPLDIIYINQFDTIIFVNKCVSPMRELEIIDLPSTIKYILEINAGMSDKWKIKEGITKITWFLNEKNEN from the coding sequence ATGAAAAAAATGAATGTTATTTTTCCAATAATTTTATTTTTTTTGATTCTTTTTTCTTCTTCTGATTCTGAAAAAAATGATTTTCATTTTGTTTTAGATTCAGATATAGGAAATCTATTGGAAATCAAATTTATTAAACATGGAGAATTATATATGAAAAATAAAAATTCAATTCTAAAAAAAATAGATATAGAACTAGCCTACAGTGATACTGAAAAAAGAAATGGATTAAAATATAGATCTTTTTTGAAAGAAAATAGAGGAATGTTGTTTTTGTTAAAGGATCAAGAAGAATATAAGAAAATGGATATGAAAAATATGAGAATTCCTTTAGACATCATTTATATAAATCAATTTGATACTATTATTTTTGTGAATAAGTGTGTTAGTCCTATGAGAGAACTTGAAATAATTGATTTACCTTCTACAATAAAATATATTTTAGAAATTAATGCTGGAATGTCGGACAAATGGAAAATAAAAGAAGGAATTACAAAAATTACTTGGTTTTTAAATGAAAAAAATGAAAATTGA
- the sufC gene encoding Fe-S cluster assembly ATPase SufC: MLSIKNLHVSIEDKRVLQGINLEIKTGETHVIMGPNGSGKSTLASIIAGKKEYHITEGEIYFLNKNLVNFSPEERAHLGIFLSFQHPIEIPGISIINFIKTAINSIRKERNLNKMSAKEILFKIKNTSSRLNIENDFIYRSLNEGFSGGEKKRNEIFQMMMLNPLLSILDEVDSGLDIDALRVVSQGINAFRNKKNSILIITHYKRLLDHILSDYIVHILYNGKIIQSGDKKLSEKLEKEGYDWIAKTKML; this comes from the coding sequence ATGTTAAGTATAAAAAATTTGCATGTATCTATAGAAGATAAAAGAGTTCTTCAAGGGATTAATTTGGAGATAAAAACGGGAGAAACTCATGTGATAATGGGGCCTAACGGTTCTGGTAAAAGTACTCTTGCTTCTATAATAGCTGGAAAAAAAGAGTATCATATAACTGAAGGAGAAATTTATTTTTTGAATAAAAATTTAGTAAATTTTTCTCCAGAAGAACGTGCCCATTTAGGAATTTTTCTTTCTTTTCAACATCCAATAGAAATACCAGGAATTTCAATCATTAATTTTATAAAAACAGCTATAAATTCCATTCGAAAAGAAAGAAATTTGAATAAAATGTCTGCCAAAGAAATATTATTCAAAATAAAAAATACATCTTCTAGATTAAACATTGAAAATGATTTTATTTATCGTTCTTTGAATGAAGGATTTTCAGGAGGAGAAAAAAAAAGGAATGAAATATTTCAAATGATGATGTTAAATCCTTTATTATCCATTTTAGATGAAGTAGATTCAGGTTTAGATATAGATGCTTTACGTGTAGTTTCTCAGGGAATTAATGCTTTTCGAAACAAAAAAAATTCTATTTTAATTATTACTCATTATAAGAGATTATTAGATCATATTCTTTCAGATTATATTGTACATATTTTATATAATGGAAAAATTATTCAATCAGGAGATAAAAAATTATCCGAAAAACTAGAAAAAGAGGGATATGATTGGATAGCTAAAACAAAAATGTTATAA
- the sufD gene encoding Fe-S cluster assembly protein SufD, whose product MQLKEKIISLIDKYYSKKEENSYISFLQQKHINLFKKKGFPSFSENEEWKNTDINPIINQDYHILCEKEKIKHIEYKKIKEFLFLKESFLFIFIDGKYNSFLSQLFGVKNHVILSNIASQKENEIKNYYGKLSYQYDVFYTLNTLFSKDGVYIYIPDNIVLERPIEILHISTGLESGRIMLNSRNLIVVGERSDVKIIEHHKSLKKHLAFINSVSEIYASNYSRIDYYKVQDNSDETFIIDNTFLKQKKHSQCSVWTFSFQGNFIRNNLKFYSRGEKTSSYLYGISLLSEKQLVDHHTLIDHFYSNAYSYQLYKNILFDQSKGIFNGKIIVNECIKGINAFQRNSNILLSDEACMYTKPQLEIYSEDVKCSHGCTIGNLQEEELFYLQSRGISERNGKILLLFSFLEEILNFIHIFELKKLIYQKMKKKLNQHL is encoded by the coding sequence ATGCAGTTAAAAGAAAAAATAATTTCATTAATCGATAAATATTATTCCAAAAAAGAAGAAAATTCTTATATCTCTTTTTTGCAACAAAAACATATTAATCTTTTTAAAAAAAAAGGTTTTCCTTCTTTTTCTGAAAATGAAGAGTGGAAAAATACTGACATAAATCCAATTATAAATCAAGATTATCATATTCTTTGTGAAAAAGAAAAAATAAAACATATAGAATATAAAAAGATCAAAGAGTTTCTTTTTTTAAAAGAATCTTTTCTTTTTATTTTTATAGATGGTAAATATAATTCCTTTCTTTCTCAATTATTTGGAGTAAAAAATCATGTTATATTATCAAATATAGCTTCGCAAAAAGAAAATGAAATTAAAAATTATTATGGAAAATTGTCTTATCAATATGATGTTTTTTACACTTTAAATACTCTTTTTTCAAAAGATGGAGTCTATATTTATATACCTGATAACATAGTTTTAGAACGACCGATAGAAATATTACATATTTCTACTGGGTTAGAGTCTGGAAGAATTATGTTGAACTCTAGAAATTTAATTGTAGTAGGCGAACGTTCTGATGTAAAAATAATTGAACATCATAAGTCTTTAAAAAAACATTTAGCTTTCATAAATTCAGTCAGTGAAATTTATGCTTCAAACTATAGTCGAATTGATTATTATAAGGTACAAGACAATTCGGATGAAACATTTATAATAGATAATACATTTTTAAAACAAAAAAAACATAGTCAATGTTCTGTTTGGACTTTTTCTTTTCAAGGAAATTTTATTAGAAATAATTTGAAATTTTATTCCAGGGGAGAAAAAACTTCTTCTTATTTATATGGAATTTCTCTTTTATCAGAAAAACAACTTGTAGATCATCACACTTTGATAGATCATTTTTATTCCAATGCTTATAGTTATCAATTATATAAAAATATTTTATTTGATCAATCTAAGGGAATTTTTAATGGAAAAATAATTGTTAATGAATGTATTAAAGGGATAAATGCTTTTCAAAGAAATAGTAACATTCTTCTTTCTGATGAAGCATGTATGTATACTAAGCCACAACTAGAAATTTATTCTGAAGATGTGAAATGTTCACATGGGTGTACTATAGGAAATCTTCAAGAAGAAGAGTTATTTTACCTTCAATCAAGAGGTATTTCTGAAAGAAATGGAAAAATATTATTGTTATTCTCTTTTTTGGAAGAAATATTAAACTTTATTCATATTTTTGAATTGAAAAAATTAATCTATCAAAAAATGAAGAAAAAATTAAATCAACACTTATAA
- the sufB gene encoding Fe-S cluster assembly protein SufB: MKKNRKILENFTDSEYKYGFYTPIESDKIPMGLNEDVIRLITEKKNEPTWMLDWRLESYHIWKKMESPKWANIRYNVPKFQEISYYSAPKKKINLNKLEEVDTELINTFEKLGVPIEERKNFSGIATDIVLDSVSLTTTFQKKLEEKGIIFCSINDALKKYPDIVRKYLGSVVSKTDNFYAALNSAVFSDGSFCYIPKGVRCPMELSTYFRINENGTGQFERTLIIADKDSYVSYLEGCTASQRKENQLHAAVVEIIALENSEVKYSTVQNWFPGNKQGEGGVFNFVTKRGLCEKKAKISWIQVETGSSITWKYPSCILKGDFSMGKFYSLALTKDFQQADTGTKMIHIGKYTKSVIISKGISAGKAQNNYRGLVKISPQAIHSRNFSQCDSLLIGDQCGAHTFPYIHVSNNSTSQVEHEATTSKIGEEQIFYCNQRGINTEKAISLIVHGFSREILKKLPMEFAVEAQKLLEISLEGSVG; encoded by the coding sequence ATGAAAAAAAACAGAAAAATACTAGAAAATTTTACTGATTCTGAGTATAAATATGGATTCTATACTCCAATAGAATCAGATAAAATTCCAATGGGATTAAATGAGGATGTTATTCGTCTAATAACAGAAAAAAAAAATGAACCAACATGGATGTTAGACTGGAGATTAGAATCCTATCATATATGGAAAAAAATGGAATCTCCAAAATGGGCAAATATAAGATATAATGTTCCAAAATTTCAAGAAATCAGTTATTATTCTGCTCCTAAAAAAAAAATAAATTTAAATAAGTTAGAAGAAGTAGATACAGAATTAATAAATACATTTGAAAAACTAGGAGTTCCTATAGAAGAAAGAAAAAATTTTTCAGGAATAGCAACAGATATCGTATTAGATTCTGTTTCTTTAACTACTACATTTCAAAAAAAATTGGAAGAAAAAGGAATTATATTTTGTTCTATTAATGATGCTTTAAAAAAATATCCAGATATAGTTAGAAAATATTTAGGTTCAGTTGTATCAAAAACGGATAATTTTTATGCAGCACTTAATTCAGCTGTTTTTTCAGATGGTTCTTTTTGTTATATCCCCAAAGGAGTTCGTTGTCCTATGGAACTATCAACATATTTTCGGATTAACGAAAATGGAACAGGTCAATTTGAAAGAACTTTGATTATTGCAGATAAAGATTCTTATGTTAGTTATTTGGAAGGATGTACAGCTTCACAAAGAAAAGAAAATCAATTACACGCAGCTGTAGTAGAAATTATAGCTTTGGAAAATTCTGAAGTCAAATATTCTACCGTTCAAAATTGGTTTCCTGGTAATAAACAAGGAGAAGGAGGAGTTTTTAATTTTGTAACAAAACGTGGATTATGTGAAAAAAAAGCCAAAATATCTTGGATACAAGTCGAAACAGGTTCTTCTATTACCTGGAAATATCCGTCTTGCATTTTAAAAGGAGATTTTTCTATGGGAAAGTTTTATTCTTTAGCTTTAACTAAAGATTTTCAACAAGCAGATACGGGGACTAAAATGATCCATATTGGTAAATATACAAAAAGTGTAATTATATCAAAAGGAATATCTGCAGGGAAAGCTCAGAATAATTACAGAGGATTAGTGAAAATATCCCCTCAAGCCATTCATTCTAGAAATTTTTCTCAATGTGATTCTTTATTAATAGGAGATCAGTGTGGGGCCCATACTTTTCCATACATTCATGTCTCCAATAATTCTACATCTCAAGTCGAACATGAAGCAACCACCTCAAAAATAGGAGAAGAACAAATTTTTTATTGCAATCAAAGAGGAATTAATACGGAAAAAGCTATTTCTTTAATAGTTCATGGTTTTAGCCGTGAAATTTTAAAAAAATTACCTATGGAATTTGCGGTAGAAGCTCAAAAACTTTTGGAAATATCTTTAGAAGGATCTGTTGGATAA
- the lgt gene encoding prolipoprotein diacylglyceryl transferase → MLEYINWDPVHKFYLWQGFSIHIYSLMFIISFLLGWCIMKFIYKNEKIHQKYLDPLLICTFFGTLLGARLGQVFFYDFSYFSDHWIEAFFPVRESNHHSLLGLIKGYEFIGYRGLSSHGATIGIIFSSFFYSRKILKKSFIWICDRLCIAVSLSAVFIRIGNFFNSEIVGKPCNTNLPWGVKFVQMDTEYGEIVPRHPAQIYESISYLFIFLFLWYLYNKGKQIDNGFLSGIFFTFLWSTRFILEFLKEPQGEEIFNFLSLNTGQWLSIPFIIFGLFLLNLLKIRKYFFSL, encoded by the coding sequence ATGTTAGAATATATTAATTGGGATCCTGTTCATAAATTTTATTTATGGCAAGGCTTTTCTATTCATATTTATAGTCTAATGTTTATCATTTCTTTTTTATTAGGTTGGTGTATTATGAAGTTTATTTATAAGAATGAAAAAATACATCAAAAATATTTGGATCCTTTGTTGATATGCACTTTTTTTGGAACTCTTTTAGGGGCAAGATTAGGACAAGTTTTCTTTTATGATTTTTCATATTTTTCGGATCATTGGATTGAAGCATTCTTTCCTGTAAGAGAAAGCAATCATCATTCTTTATTAGGTTTGATAAAAGGCTATGAATTTATCGGTTATAGAGGATTATCGAGTCATGGTGCCACTATAGGAATCATTTTCTCCAGTTTTTTTTATAGTAGAAAAATACTTAAAAAATCTTTTATTTGGATATGTGATAGGTTATGCATAGCTGTGTCTTTATCCGCTGTTTTTATTAGAATAGGAAACTTTTTTAATTCTGAAATAGTGGGAAAACCATGTAATACAAACTTACCATGGGGTGTTAAATTTGTACAAATGGATACAGAATATGGAGAAATAGTCCCTAGACATCCTGCACAAATATATGAATCGATTAGTTATCTGTTTATTTTTTTATTTTTATGGTATTTATATAATAAAGGAAAACAGATTGATAATGGATTTTTATCTGGAATATTTTTCACTTTTCTTTGGTCTACACGTTTTATATTAGAATTTTTAAAAGAACCACAAGGAGAAGAAATTTTTAATTTTTTATCTTTAAATACAGGACAATGGCTCAGTATTCCTTTTATTATTTTTGGGTTATTTCTTTTAAACCTATTAAAGATTAGAAAATATTTTTTTTCATTATGA
- a CDS encoding SufS family cysteine desulfurase, producing the protein MFSEEEIQKIRNQFPILKKKIYSNPLVYIDNAATTQKPIQVIQATQNYYSMMNANVHRGLHYLSQEATIQVENTRKKIQKFIHAKYSSEIVFTKGTTESINLVASSISSLIRKGDEIIISWTEHHSNIVPWQILCEKKGAILKIIPIYKNGFLKLRDFEFMISKKTKIVSISHISNVLGIINPIKYIIDKSHEYDAWVLIDGAQVPSNLYLNMQDLNADFYVFSAHKMYGPTGVGVLYGKKEILETLPPYQFGGEMINSVSFEKTTYSDLPFKFEAGTPNIEGIVVWGSAIDFVEKIGLSNIQSYKEKLLSYAIQCLSSIDGIQLYGEVKDFSQKSSIISFNLNQLHCFDVGSVLDRLGVSVRTGHLCAQPLMNFFKTSGMIRASFSVYNTFKEIDYFFESILKAKKLLLKY; encoded by the coding sequence ATGTTTTCAGAAGAAGAAATACAGAAAATAAGAAATCAATTTCCAATTTTAAAAAAAAAGATTTATTCAAATCCTTTGGTTTATATAGATAACGCAGCAACTACTCAAAAACCTATACAAGTTATTCAAGCTACCCAAAATTATTATTCTATGATGAATGCTAATGTTCATCGTGGATTACATTATCTTAGTCAAGAAGCTACAATTCAAGTGGAAAATACAAGAAAAAAAATTCAGAAATTTATTCATGCAAAATATTCTTCAGAAATTGTTTTTACAAAAGGAACTACCGAATCCATTAACTTAGTAGCTTCTAGTATTAGTTCTTTGATCAGAAAAGGAGATGAAATTATTATTTCGTGGACTGAACATCATTCAAATATTGTTCCTTGGCAAATTCTTTGTGAAAAAAAAGGTGCTATTTTAAAAATAATTCCTATTTATAAAAACGGTTTTTTGAAATTAAGGGATTTTGAATTTATGATTTCAAAGAAAACAAAAATAGTATCTATTAGTCATATTTCTAATGTTCTCGGAATAATTAATCCTATAAAATATATTATTGACAAATCTCATGAATATGACGCATGGGTTCTTATTGATGGAGCTCAAGTCCCTTCTAATTTATATTTGAATATGCAAGATTTAAATGCAGATTTTTATGTTTTTTCTGCGCATAAAATGTATGGTCCGACTGGAGTTGGAGTATTATATGGAAAAAAAGAAATATTGGAAACTCTTCCTCCTTATCAATTTGGAGGAGAAATGATTAACAGTGTCAGTTTTGAAAAAACAACTTATTCAGATTTGCCTTTTAAATTCGAGGCAGGGACTCCAAATATAGAAGGAATTGTTGTATGGGGATCTGCTATAGATTTTGTAGAAAAAATCGGTTTATCAAATATACAATCTTACAAAGAAAAACTTTTATCATATGCAATTCAATGTTTAAGTTCTATAGATGGAATTCAATTGTATGGAGAAGTCAAAGATTTTTCTCAAAAATCTAGTATTATTTCTTTCAATTTAAATCAATTACATTGTTTTGATGTTGGCAGTGTTTTAGATCGTTTAGGAGTTTCTGTTCGTACTGGACATTTGTGTGCACAACCCTTAATGAATTTTTTTAAAACATCAGGGATGATTCGTGCTAGTTTTTCTGTGTACAATACTTTCAAAGAAATAGATTATTTCTTTGAAAGTATTTTAAAAGCAAAAAAATTATTATTAAAGTATTAA
- a CDS encoding aconitate hydratase, whose protein sequence is MIFDLDQIRDFYSNFQFRVEKIRNIIDHPLTYSEKILYSHLLEEIDFQFKKNKRNKCYMNFFPDRLAMQDATAQMTLLQFMQTKKCKTFLPTTVHCDHLIYAKNGSEIDLENAIKENKEIYDFLKSASHKYGIGFWGPGSGIIHQVILENYAFPGGMIIGTDSHTPNAGGLGMLGIGVGGADAAEVMSGYFLEFKFPKIIGVHLKGKINGWTSPKDIILKLAGMIGVSGAKNHIIEYFGEGANHISCVGKATICNMGAEIGATASLFPYDIKMKDFLEKNGREKVSMMAEKIKNFLKADMEVHKNPWNYYDQVIEINLNVLEPHINGPFTPDKATPISKMKEEAAKNNWPTNIEVGLIGSCTNSSFEDLSKAISIVQQAKNKNLKIHSEYFVTPGSKQVYSLIKEKGFISDFKNVGAKIFSNACGPCIGQWFRNSDKNNVKNTILHSFNRNFSSRNDGNPKTHAFIASPEIVTALVFSGDLTFDPRKDTLKNDKGEYVKFEEPKTMDLFQKKFNLEELGYESSSRDRKKLSVIIKKNSKRLQVLSSFSEWNRKDLLNVRLLIKTEGKCTTDHISMAGPWLKYRGHLEKISENLLMGAVNAFNHKRNKIKNVITGDYGKVSDIAKFYKSRNISTLIVGEENYGEGSSREHAAMEPRFLGIRVVLAKSFSRIHETNLKKQGILALTFINRSDYQKIQEEDFFHFYIKNISPKRNINVELIHYNGEKEKIIVQHSYNERQIEWFKAGSSLNFIKNIHNIHIA, encoded by the coding sequence ATGATTTTTGATCTTGATCAGATTCGAGATTTTTATTCTAATTTTCAATTTAGAGTTGAAAAAATTAGAAATATAATAGATCATCCTTTGACTTATTCAGAGAAAATTTTATATTCTCATTTATTAGAAGAAATAGATTTTCAATTCAAAAAAAATAAAAGAAATAAATGTTACATGAATTTTTTCCCAGATCGTCTTGCTATGCAAGACGCTACGGCTCAAATGACATTGCTCCAGTTTATGCAAACTAAAAAATGTAAAACATTCCTTCCCACTACTGTTCATTGTGATCATTTGATATATGCCAAAAATGGATCTGAGATAGACTTAGAAAATGCCATAAAAGAAAATAAAGAAATTTATGATTTCTTAAAATCAGCATCACATAAATATGGAATAGGTTTTTGGGGGCCTGGATCAGGGATTATTCATCAAGTGATTTTAGAAAATTATGCTTTTCCTGGAGGTATGATTATAGGAACTGATTCTCATACTCCTAATGCAGGAGGTTTAGGAATGTTAGGAATAGGAGTAGGAGGAGCGGATGCTGCAGAAGTTATGTCTGGTTATTTTTTAGAATTTAAATTTCCAAAGATAATTGGAGTTCATTTAAAAGGAAAAATAAATGGATGGACATCTCCCAAGGATATAATCTTAAAATTAGCTGGCATGATTGGAGTATCAGGAGCTAAAAATCATATTATTGAATATTTTGGAGAAGGAGCGAATCATATTTCTTGTGTTGGAAAAGCGACTATATGTAACATGGGAGCAGAAATTGGAGCAACAGCATCTTTATTCCCTTATGATATTAAGATGAAAGATTTTTTGGAGAAAAATGGAAGAGAAAAAGTTTCTATGATGGCTGAAAAAATAAAAAATTTTTTGAAAGCAGATATGGAAGTTCATAAAAATCCATGGAATTATTATGATCAAGTAATAGAAATAAACCTAAATGTTTTAGAACCACATATAAATGGGCCCTTTACTCCTGATAAAGCTACTCCTATTTCTAAAATGAAAGAAGAAGCGGCCAAAAATAATTGGCCTACTAATATAGAAGTTGGACTAATTGGTTCATGTACAAATTCTTCTTTTGAAGATTTATCAAAAGCTATCTCTATTGTACAACAGGCAAAAAATAAAAATTTAAAAATTCATTCCGAATATTTCGTTACACCAGGATCAAAACAAGTTTACTCTTTAATAAAAGAAAAGGGGTTTATTTCCGACTTTAAAAATGTTGGAGCTAAAATATTTTCTAATGCTTGTGGACCTTGTATTGGTCAATGGTTTAGAAATAGTGATAAAAATAATGTAAAAAATACTATTCTTCACTCTTTTAATAGGAATTTTTCATCTCGTAATGATGGAAATCCAAAAACACATGCTTTCATAGCTTCTCCAGAAATTGTTACTGCTTTAGTTTTCTCTGGAGATTTAACTTTTGACCCCAGAAAGGATACTTTAAAAAACGATAAGGGAGAATATGTGAAATTCGAAGAACCTAAAACTATGGACCTTTTTCAAAAAAAATTCAATCTAGAAGAATTAGGATATGAATCTTCTTCAAGAGATAGAAAAAAATTATCTGTAATTATAAAAAAAAATTCGAAAAGATTACAGGTTTTATCTTCATTTTCAGAATGGAATAGGAAGGACTTGCTAAACGTAAGACTTTTGATAAAAACTGAAGGAAAATGTACTACAGATCATATTTCAATGGCTGGTCCTTGGTTAAAATATAGAGGGCATCTAGAAAAAATTTCTGAAAATTTATTAATGGGAGCAGTGAATGCTTTTAATCATAAAAGAAACAAAATAAAAAATGTTATAACAGGAGATTATGGAAAAGTTTCTGATATAGCAAAATTTTATAAATCAAGAAATATATCTACTTTGATTGTAGGTGAAGAAAATTATGGAGAAGGTTCTTCTAGAGAACATGCAGCAATGGAACCTCGTTTTTTAGGAATTCGTGTTGTTCTTGCAAAATCATTTTCCAGGATACATGAAACAAATTTAAAAAAACAAGGAATTTTAGCTCTAACATTTATAAACCGTTCTGATTATCAAAAAATACAAGAAGAAGATTTTTTTCATTTTTATATAAAAAATATTAGTCCAAAAAGAAATATAAATGTAGAATTAATTCATTATAATGGAGAAAAAGAAAAAATCATAGTTCAACATTCTTATAATGAAAGGCAAATTGAATGGTTTAAAGCTGGTTCTTCTTTAAATTTTATTAAAAATATTCATAATATTCATATTGCATGA